A genomic stretch from Puniceicoccus vermicola includes:
- a CDS encoding PadR family transcriptional regulator: protein MKSNPLSSWETQVRKGILEYLVLEELAIEDGYGYDVLQRIRKRPAMEVTESAVYPILNRLAKEGLLSSVREESRLGPPRRRYTVTSLGRVRLLKMKHFIEELEKGLKPHRP from the coding sequence ATGAAATCGAATCCTCTTAGCTCTTGGGAAACGCAAGTTCGCAAGGGGATTCTTGAATATCTGGTCTTGGAGGAACTGGCGATCGAGGACGGCTACGGATACGACGTGTTACAACGCATCCGGAAGCGTCCGGCTATGGAAGTAACGGAGAGCGCGGTGTATCCTATTTTAAATCGCTTGGCCAAGGAGGGGCTCCTGAGTTCGGTTCGGGAGGAATCCCGTCTCGGTCCGCCCCGACGACGCTATACTGTAACTTCGCTCGGGAGAGTTCGCTTGCTGAAGATGAAACACTTCATCGAAGAGCTCGAAAAAGGACTAAAACCGCATCGCCCTTAA
- a CDS encoding TPM domain-containing protein, producing MNKYLRILFFSLVFLGFVGCSENPTNEKEDLSNFPDRPKNHPFFHNSSTLQSINEVAIGDLERAQRYTGIEYAMVLMEKLPSGYTAETAAVEIFDQWGIGREHDGRGVLYLFVEEDGVLKIEVGYALEEVFPDAFVGSFQETLKDYYRGEYFGDVVSSMIINMMRRAQGADVQAMIADFRGGLPVTEEASQMARDDYLSGGAGVTESEFIRNRTERLRNVVFLGEDERRLYDKDPDVETVVKRYLESLKQGINDPYLPLLTEGSQFMRMEYPKNSGFQKNAYRRFSGPYKIDQSGDYAAVRFERPDVMPILLRKDNDGDWQADITKSWAYSQATNNLKTMNPAYGDHAWIFAWQPEFLEPEVPATPLPLAKEKSLVAEIERLETAIEKNPEDADNYFELADLFYFECYWIRDAMQLIEQGLEYDPRNNLYRKRYIDFAYRYPDLSHIARHREAIFTYDPGDFLNINSYRRLLKRNRPAGYEMKIDLLDNVEDRKLLPRFPFALSADSARYKRQTFYVSNPRGTNRIRVNYRFFAAQWHDRFTPQTRIYLYDSEQESEFGLTLTQTVPNGPIIVAPMTGDESLGFDPREFPSDQPINFEFDWTAGKEIALLIDNEKVLEMPSTLTPWQVITYQRSGSSIIDFQSD from the coding sequence ATGAACAAGTATCTCCGGATCCTCTTTTTCTCACTGGTTTTCCTAGGATTCGTGGGCTGCTCGGAGAACCCGACGAACGAAAAAGAAGATCTATCGAATTTCCCGGACCGCCCCAAAAACCATCCGTTCTTTCACAACTCCTCCACACTGCAGTCGATCAACGAAGTGGCCATTGGGGACCTGGAACGAGCTCAACGGTATACAGGGATCGAATACGCCATGGTCCTTATGGAGAAGCTTCCATCCGGATACACCGCCGAAACGGCAGCCGTCGAGATTTTCGACCAATGGGGAATCGGACGGGAGCATGACGGTCGCGGAGTCCTGTATCTTTTCGTCGAAGAGGACGGTGTCCTAAAAATCGAAGTCGGCTACGCCCTCGAAGAAGTGTTTCCTGACGCCTTTGTCGGTTCTTTTCAAGAAACCCTCAAAGACTACTATCGCGGCGAGTATTTCGGCGATGTCGTCAGCAGCATGATCATCAACATGATGCGGCGAGCGCAAGGAGCGGACGTCCAGGCGATGATCGCGGATTTTCGAGGAGGGCTACCCGTAACAGAAGAAGCCTCTCAGATGGCTCGCGACGACTATCTGTCGGGGGGAGCCGGTGTCACCGAGAGCGAATTTATCCGCAACCGCACGGAAAGACTCCGCAACGTTGTGTTCCTCGGCGAGGATGAACGTCGTCTCTACGACAAGGACCCCGATGTGGAGACGGTCGTAAAGCGTTACCTCGAATCCCTGAAGCAAGGAATCAACGACCCATATCTTCCTCTCCTCACCGAAGGCAGCCAATTCATGAGAATGGAGTATCCAAAGAACTCTGGGTTTCAGAAGAATGCCTATCGTCGCTTCAGTGGACCGTACAAGATCGATCAGTCGGGCGACTATGCAGCGGTGCGTTTTGAAAGACCTGACGTTATGCCGATTCTTCTACGCAAGGACAATGACGGCGACTGGCAGGCCGACATCACGAAGTCGTGGGCCTACAGCCAAGCCACCAACAATCTGAAGACGATGAATCCCGCCTATGGGGACCACGCGTGGATATTCGCCTGGCAGCCGGAGTTCCTCGAACCCGAAGTCCCCGCAACGCCGCTTCCACTAGCGAAAGAGAAATCCCTAGTGGCTGAAATCGAACGTCTCGAAACTGCCATAGAAAAAAATCCGGAAGATGCAGACAACTACTTCGAGTTGGCGGACCTCTTCTACTTCGAGTGCTATTGGATTCGCGACGCGATGCAGCTGATCGAACAGGGCCTAGAGTATGACCCCAGGAACAACCTATACCGTAAACGCTACATCGATTTTGCCTATCGCTATCCAGACCTAAGCCATATTGCCCGCCATCGAGAGGCGATCTTCACTTACGACCCCGGAGACTTTCTCAACATCAATTCTTATCGGCGGCTCCTCAAACGAAACCGACCTGCGGGATATGAGATGAAAATAGATCTTCTCGACAATGTTGAGGACCGCAAGCTACTCCCCCGATTCCCGTTTGCCTTATCGGCTGATTCCGCGAGGTATAAGCGACAGACCTTCTACGTTTCGAATCCGCGAGGCACAAATCGCATCCGTGTGAACTATCGTTTCTTCGCCGCGCAGTGGCACGACCGGTTTACCCCTCAGACTCGAATCTACCTCTACGACTCCGAACAAGAATCCGAGTTTGGACTCACGCTAACCCAGACCGTTCCAAACGGACCGATCATCGTAGCCCCAATGACTGGCGATGAGTCTCTTGGATTTGATCCGAGAGAATTTCCCTCGGATCAGCCCATCAACTTCGA
- a CDS encoding LemA family protein, whose translation MNLDKPELKALRDYLDAVEEALAASGSAPEDIAEIKSEICAHVATQLGESPHSPEAVEEVVRQLDSPESYREEPDDESGSHTILRKPLKRKLRPWMIIVGGLGILALLLIGLLIVFATIFIQKRNEIVVAEKQIDQAAAQVQVVLQRRYDLIPNLVETVKGYAAHESQTLRAVTELRAQWSQAESPEQKRALSIKLEPQIGKIMAIAEDYPDLKANQNFLMLQTQLEGTENRIAVERRRFNLMLRDYNALIDLFPGNLVAMTLNYEPREQYFEALPEAGTSPKVDFSPGE comes from the coding sequence ATGAACCTGGATAAACCCGAATTGAAAGCACTCCGCGACTATCTCGACGCGGTGGAAGAGGCCTTAGCGGCCTCCGGTTCCGCGCCGGAGGATATCGCGGAGATCAAAAGCGAGATCTGTGCGCATGTCGCCACCCAGCTCGGGGAAAGTCCTCACTCGCCCGAGGCCGTCGAAGAGGTAGTACGCCAACTGGACAGTCCGGAAAGTTACCGCGAGGAGCCCGACGATGAAAGCGGGTCGCATACGATTTTGCGAAAACCTCTCAAGAGAAAGCTTCGTCCGTGGATGATCATTGTCGGAGGCCTCGGAATCCTGGCCCTCCTATTGATCGGCCTGCTGATCGTCTTCGCGACGATCTTCATCCAAAAGAGAAACGAAATCGTCGTCGCCGAGAAGCAAATCGATCAGGCGGCAGCCCAGGTTCAAGTCGTTCTCCAACGCCGCTACGATTTGATCCCGAATCTGGTGGAAACGGTAAAGGGATACGCGGCGCATGAATCACAAACCCTCCGAGCGGTCACCGAACTCCGAGCCCAATGGAGTCAAGCAGAGTCTCCCGAACAAAAACGAGCGCTCTCGATCAAGCTAGAGCCTCAAATCGGAAAGATCATGGCCATTGCCGAAGACTATCCCGATTTGAAGGCCAACCAAAATTTCCTGATGCTGCAAACCCAACTGGAGGGCACGGAAAACCGAATCGCGGTCGAACGTCGGCGGTTCAATCTGATGCTCCGCGATTACAACGCGTTGATCGATCTGTTTCCCGGGAACCTCGTTGCGATGACATTAAACTACGAACCGCGCGAACAGTATTTCGAAGCCTTACCCGAAGCAGGGACGTCTCCCAAAGTAGATTTTTCACCCGGCGAATGA